The Triticum aestivum cultivar Chinese Spring chromosome 5A, IWGSC CS RefSeq v2.1, whole genome shotgun sequence genomic sequence TGCATGGACCTCtatagtcttctttcttttgtcatGTGAAATGGGCATAAGTAAACAGATTCATTAAAGATGGACAATAACTGAAAAAAGCTTCATGCAACATTCAATGTTTTGATGCGTATCGTATGGTCATAGCACAATTTCTCTAGACATTATTCTTTCTCTGACTGAGATGTACATTCAGTAGAATGGACTTGAGAATATGGTCTGTTTCTTGAGGAAAGTATCTAAAGGAAACACACTTAGCCGTAGTTCAGTATCGTTGCCTGTAATCGGTGCCGGGTGTCTGTCTAGCCTTTGTTAACGCTGGGTTGGAAGCCCCTGTTAAAAAAAGGAGAGACCTACATCAGCCATAAGGCTTGAGGGAGTATTTATCTATTTAACCCACATGCATGTATATAGTTTTATTAATAAAAGATAGACGATGGATGTTGTTTGAAAAATGATGGATAGACACAAATATTTGAAAGCTCACTCAGATTATTAGCGGGGGATCTGCTAAAGAAACATTATAGAATAATACCCTTCGATGAGTGATATGAGCAAGAGGCTTCAAGAAAACTTGTGTTTTCAGAATTATATGAAGCCAGTAAAGAAACAAAAAATCCATGGGTATTTGAATCGGAGTACCCGGGAAAATGGTCTAGTAGTATTTTTTTACCCACCTAAGAGATACTGATATTTTCTTTGATTGAATCGTAGTAATCTTAATTTCATTCTGTGGAAAAGCTTTGTAGCCTCATGTATCTAGAACCTTTGAAGCCTACCAATTTCTCTAGTTTATAGCCTTATAGGCCACCCTTGCAGAAACGACACCTTAAAAAGAAATATCTCATTTTACAAAGAAAGGAAAATGGAACATTCAACGCCTTGTGCTTTAGACTTTGAGTCTTGTTGCCAATGAAGTTGCTTTCCATGACAGGGCTCCGATGTTGAAGTTTGAGTCTATTTATATTGTAGTCTGAATCGGTCATCAAGTGATATTTTTCAATTTTAATTCCTCAAATCAATAAATATCAGCTACCTGAATGCTATTGCATCTAAATACGGAGGAAAGTTGAAAAGATGCATTTAAAGACGGGAAATAACTGAAAATGAAGCTTCTTGCAACGCGTACAGCTTTGTTGCGTACCTATAATATGGACTGTTTGTCCAAAGTTTTGTTGTCTGACTGTCACTTGCGGATGTTGCCTGGGATGGGGGGAACTTGGATAGACATGTGGTCTAGTGGTATTTTTTACCCACCTAAGAGATACTAATATTTTATTATGATTGAATTTTAGTAGTCTTGATTGTATTCTGTGGACAACCTTTGTAGCTTCATGCATGAGGAACCTTTGAAGCCTACCGGTTTCTCTGGTTTACAGGGGGTCACCCTTGGAGAAACATTATCTTCAAAATAACATTGCAGCTTACgagaaaagggaaaaagaaacaTTCAACGTCTTGTGCTTTAGACTTTGGTTCTTGTTGCCATAGAAGTTGCTTTTCGTGACATAACTCTGATGCTGACCTTTGAGTCTATATCTTGCAGTCTGAATCGGTCATCAAGTGATACTTTTTAATTTTAATCCCTCAAGTCAATAACTGTCAACTAGCGGAGCGGTATTACACGTCTAGTATTTCAAACATGCTTACCATACATGCATTACTTGAACAACTTAGAACCCAATTAGGTGATGTTTTTCTTCCCAATGCTTGCAAGACCTGAATTGTTTTCAGTAAAAATTTTACGTTCTAAATAGCTGgtgttgtaatttgattaacataaATTTTTCTTACATATATGTAGTGAATTGATATACTACCTCCGATCCACTTATTTTGGATCAGAGAGAGTACTTTTTTTAAAGAACAATGAGATATTCTTGTACTACTTTATTTATGACCAAATTGCAAATAATCATAAGTATGCATACATTGGTAACATAAACCCTTGGTGTTTCATacattacaacaacaacaacaacaacaacaaagcctttagtcccaaacaagttggggtaggctagaggtgaaacccataagatctcgcaaccaactcatggctctggcacatggatagcaagcttccacgcacccctgtccatagctagctctttgtcgatactccaatccttcaggtctctcttaacggactcctcccatgtcaaaatcggtcgaccccgccctctcttgacattctccgcacgctttagccgtccgctatgcactggagcttctggaggcctgcgctgaatatgcccaaaccatctcaaacgatgttggacaagcttctcctcaattggtgctaccccaactctatctcgtatatcatcattccggactcgatccttttagtcgccttcctcgtgtggccacacatctatctcaacatacgcatctccgccacacctaactgttgaacatgtcgccttttagtcggccaacactccgcgccatacaacattgcgggtcgaactgccgtcctgtagaacttgccttttagcttttgtggcactctcttgtcacagagaatgccagaagcttggcgccacttcatccatccggctttgattcgatggttcacatcttcatcaatacccccatcctcctgcaacattgaccccaaataccgaaaggtgtccttccgaggtaccacctggccatcaaggctaacctcctcctcctcacagctagtagtactgaaaccgcacatcatgtactcggttttagttctactaagcctaaaccctttcgattccaaggtttgtctccataactctaacttcctatttacccccttccgactatcgtcaactagcaccacatcatccgcaaagagcatacaccatgggatatctccttgtataccccttgtgacctcatccatcaccaatgcaaaaagataagggctcaaagttgacccctgatgcagtcctatcttaatcgggaagtcatcggtgtcgacatcacttgttcgaacacttgtcacaacattattgtacatgtccttgatgagggtaatgtactttgctgggactttgtgtttctccaaggcccaccacatgacattccgcggtatcttatcataggccttctccaagtcaatgaacaccatatgcaagtccttcttatgctccctatatctctccataagttgtcgtaccaagaaaatggcttccatggtcgacctcccaggcatgaaaccaaactgatttttggtcacgcttgtcattcttcttaagcggtgctcaatgactctctcccatagcttcattgtatggctcatcagcttaattccacggtaattattacaactctgaacatcccccttgttcttgaagattggtactaatatacttgGTGTTTCATACATTGCCCACCAAAATTGCCTGTCCAAAGCGCTAAACATTCTTGAAAGATAGAATATATGTGGATTTATGGGGGAATGAACAAGTTGTATCTAGCTTGGTTTGTCTTGTCATATTTTATCCATCTGGCTTTAAGATTCTCCTGGATGGCACATATGAATTGTTATACCAAAAGAAGCATACTCCATTTGAATGCTGTGAGCATTTATTGGCAGAAGACCTTATTTAGGTAAATTTAGTGACTTTTGGCACTAGTGATATCGATTATTCAAGAGGTGGATCTCATACAACAAGATGCTCCAGTAAAATAACCAGCGGTAACAAATACACAACATATCTAGATGCAGATAGAACCAAACGAGCAATGATGTTTGTACAGACAAACTAAAACATCCTTAAGGTATATATATGTACTCATCACACTTAATATATATACTCATCTTCCTCCTGAGACGTGGGACACTGTGCCAATGCTTGTAGTTGACGAAGGATAGGAAATGGTGTATGGCTCGAACCCATCATTTTGCATTAAGGCTAGCGACTCGGACCTTAACTCTGGAGGTTCAATTTCCCCATCTAGGTATTGCATAACTTGCCGCATGCTAGGCCTCGCGTTGATGAATGGGTGTGAGCATAGTAGCCCTATCtttagcgccaaataggcctcATCAACATCATACCTCCCTTTTAGCCTAGCATCCACTGTATCATCGAATGATCCTTTCTGCACATTGTCAATCACCCAATCAACCAACATGAGCTGGTTGCCTTGTGCGTTTTGGTAATTGACAGGCCTTTGTCCACAGGTGACCTCAAGGATGAACATGCCGAAAGCAAAGACATCTGTAGGAGGAGTGGCATTTCCGCTGTGTGCTAGCTCTGGAGCTAGGTAGCCTATGGTGCCAACCACATGTGTAGTGTGTGGGTCGATGCCATGATCATATAGCCTTGCAAGGCCGAAATCACCCAATCGCCCATTCATCTTGTCGTCAAGGAGCACATTGCTTGCCTTGATGTCTCGATGAACAACCACTTTTTCCCACTCCTCGTGAAGATAAAGCAAACCAGATGCAATTCCTTTGACTATATGAAACCTTTGAGCCCAACTCAACACTGTGTTATCCCCTTTGCCATGCAGGTACTTATCGAGGCTTCCATTGGGCATGTACTCATATACCAAGAGGAGTTCACCTTTACGCCGACAATAGCCAAGCAACGGCACAAGATTACGGTTCTGAAGGCGGCCTATGCTGACAATTTCTGCGATGAACTCCTTCATGCCTTGTTTTGAATCATGTGACACCCTCTTCACGGCTATCTTCAATCTTGATCTCGGAAGCACCCCTTTGTACACTCTCCCGAATCCTCCAACTCCTAGAAGGTTTTTGTCCTCAAATCCCCCCGTTGCATGATACAAATCTTTGTACGAGAACCTGTGTGGACCAAACTCCATCTCCCAGCTGTCTCGTAGCTGTGCATACCTTAAATGCCTCTGGACAAAGAGAAAAGCAATGGTGCCCAAAGACAGGAGGACTGCTGCTGTTGCTACTGGCAGAACTATTTCTAACACCCAGGATCGATTACCCTTGGGATGATGCCGAGGAAGCTTTGGAAGCATGGTGACATTGATGACTGGAGCAGGACCGTTCATGGCGAAGCTCCATCCGAGCACGTAGTGCCGTGTTTTTATCTTGCCCGTTGAAGATGAGAAGCCGATGTACGCCACATCTTTGAGCACAGTTGAGAGGTTGTACCTGGTGGACACTGTTGGTCTCTTGGGCTTGGTGGCCATGTCGAGAGGAGCCATGGTAACATCGATCTGAATCTTCTCTCTGTCGTAGTCCACCCACACCTGCATCACCTCTTGGCTACTGAGAGTCAAGTCCTTGAACATGCCGTTGTGGTCATGGAAGAAACCGTCTGGATGGGACTGCACGGAGCTGAGGCCATTGATATCGATGCCGATGTGGTTGTTGTTGATGTCCCCGAACTCGGTGTTCTGCCATGTGTCGAGCTCGACGGCGAAGATATGATTTGTTGTGTTGCCGTTGTTCGAGCCATTCACAAGGCCCAGGTACTGTACTGGTGTGGCCTTGGAGAAATCCTTGCTCGGTGCGACCAACATAGTTAGGCCATGGCTGCTCAAGTCGTAGATGGAGATGATGCCGAACACGAAGGATGTGGAGAAGGACTGCACCGTGCCGTTGGGCGAGTCGCGGAGGCGCAGCGGAGGTGGGTAGAAGGCGTGGCCCATGCTCATCGCCGTGCCGTTGGTCAGCTCGAGCAGTCCGCTTGGCGTGACTGAGGCTATGCTGTCAAGGGCGAGGCTAGTGTCAGCGAAGCCGGAGTAGACAAACCGCTGGTTGTCATCGCCGGCAATAAACTGTGGTGCACTAAGGACAATGAGGAGGAGCTTTAGAAAGAACTGGACAATGGGTTTCATGTTTGGCCTGACCATGGACACGATGGCAAGAGAAGGTGTGTGGATGAATATGTCTGTGCAGTGCAGAAAGAAACACTCAACTTTTCTCTCTGCTCGGAGGGAAGAAGGCCACACTACCTAGTAGGTGTACCCAGTTTGAAGATTCGGCTTAATTTAAACATCACGGTTCCGTTGCAGCAAGGGTAGAGGATCCCAATCGACCTCTTGGTAGTCTTTTGTCAGGTAAAATCGGTGAGGTGGACTGGACTAAAAGTAAACAACTGCATTTAAAGTTAGACAATAACTGAAAATGATGGTAAAATTGGTGAAGACGGGACTAAAAGTAAACAACTGCATTTAAGTTAGACAATAGCATTCAAATAAGATCAAAGGTCTTTCCTCTAACTGGGATAAGAGATAGACAATGGATATTACTTGAATATAAAAGATGGCCAGACATGTGGTCTAGTATTATTTCTCACCCACCTAAGCGATATTAATGGTTTCCTATGATTGAGCTGTAGTATTCTTAATTGCTTAGTGTCCGAAACCTGTGTAGCATGTATGAGGAACCTTTGAAGCCTACCAAAATTTCTCTAGTTTCTAGTGTAGTCGTCCTTGCAGAAACGTCATCTTAAAAATAATATACCAGTTTATTAAAAAGGGAAAAGAAACATTCAATGTCTTGTGCTTTAGACTTTGATTCTTGTTGCCACTGAAATTGCTCTCCATGTCATGACTCTGATGTTGTCCTTCGAGTCCACTAATCTTGCTGTCCGAATCGATCATTTAATTGCATTCTGTGGAAAACCTGTGTAGCCTCATGTATGAGGAACCTTTCAAACCTACCAAAACTTCTCCGGTTTCTAGTGTAGCCGTCCTTGCAGAAGCGTCATCTTAAAAATAATATCCCAGTTAGAGGAAAGAAACATTCAATGTCTTGTGCTTTAGACTTTGATTCTTGTTGCCACTGAAATTGCTCTCCATGTCATGACTCTGATGTTGTCCTTCAAGTCCACTAATCTTGCTGTCTGAATTGATCATTTAATTGCATTCTGTGGAAAACCTGTGTATCCTCATGTATGAGGAACCTTTCAAACCTACCAGATTTCTCCGGTTTCTAGTGTAGCCATCCTTGCAGAAACGTCATCTTAAAAATAATATCCCAGTTAGAGGAAAGAAACATTCAATGTCTTGTGCTTTAGACTTTGATTCTTGTTGCCACTGAAATTGCTCTCCATGTCATGACTCTGATGTTGTCCTTCAAGTCCACTAATCTTGCTGTCCGAATCGATCATTTAATTGCATTCTGTGGAAAACCTGTGTAGCCTCATGTATGAGGAACCTTTGAAGCTTACCAAATTTCTAATGTAGCCACCGTTGCAGAAATATCATCTAGAAAATAATATCTCAGCTTAcggaaaaagggaaaaagaaacatTCAACGTCTTGTGCTTTAGACTTTGATTTTTGTTGCCACTGATGTTGCTTTCCATGACATTATTCTGATGTTGTCCTTTTGAGTCATTTATCCTGCAGTCTGAATCGGAGGGCAGAAGGTCACAGCACCTAGTAAGCGTACCCAATTCGAAGCTCCAGCTTTAATCTGAACATCACTGTTCCGTTGCAGAAAGGGCAGGCGATCCTAGTCAACCTCTTGTAGTCTTTTCTGTCAAAAATATCAGTAAAGTGGACAGGAAGAAAAGTAAACAGCTGCATTTAAAACTGGACAATAACTGAAAAACGATGGAACAGTTTGTCTAGATGGCAGCATTGTTGTCTGACTAGTTGTCTGGAGATTATCTAGGATCAAGGGAACCTGGCATCTAAGTATTAAGAGTTCAGATTGAGTACAAAGTCTGGAATTCTCCTTTTCTTTTCCTGGAGGGAGTAGATACAGTTCTACTTGTAGATATCTTGTGTATGTCGGCTGAACTTGAGAGAAAAAAGTTGAGTATCGGTTACTGGCGGAAACTGAAAATACTTGCCAT encodes the following:
- the LOC123105574 gene encoding L-type lectin-domain containing receptor kinase SIT2, with amino-acid sequence MVRPNMKPIVQFFLKLLLIVLSAPQFIAGDDNQRFVYSGFADTSLALDSIASVTPSGLLELTNGTAMSMGHAFYPPPLRLRDSPNGTVQSFSTSFVFGIISIYDLSSHGLTMLVAPSKDFSKATPVQYLGLVNGSNNGNTTNHIFAVELDTWQNTEFGDINNNHIGIDINGLSSVQSHPDGFFHDHNGMFKDLTLSSQEVMQVWVDYDREKIQIDVTMAPLDMATKPKRPTVSTRYNLSTVLKDVAYIGFSSSTGKIKTRHYVLGWSFAMNGPAPVINVTMLPKLPRHHPKGNRSWVLEIVLPVATAAVLLSLGTIAFLFVQRHLRYAQLRDSWEMEFGPHRFSYKDLYHATGGFEDKNLLGVGGFGRVYKGVLPRSRLKIAVKRVSHDSKQGMKEFIAEIVSIGRLQNRNLVPLLGYCRRKGELLLVYEYMPNGSLDKYLHGKGDNTVLSWAQRFHIVKGIASGLLYLHEEWEKVVVHRDIKASNVLLDDKMNGRLGDFGLARLYDHGIDPHTTHVVGTIGYLAPELAHSGNATPPTDVFAFGMFILEVTCGQRPVNYQNAQGNQLMLVDWVIDNVQKGSFDDTVDARLKGRYDVDEAYLALKIGLLCSHPFINARPSMRQVMQYLDGEIEPPELRSESLALMQNDGFEPYTISYPSSTTSIGTVSHVSGGR